In one window of Pseudodesulfovibrio sediminis DNA:
- a CDS encoding indolepyruvate oxidoreductase subunit beta yields the protein MSANPKIRIFLTGVGGQGTLTATTLLAKTVLAQGLDVTSGEIHGMAQRGGVVESTVLIGCKSPKLGHGEADILVGFEPMETMRALPYLKKGGLIISSTEFMPPLSVAMGKEECPTIEDIKAAVAGCTDKVYFMASQAIGLEAGAVQAGNIAILGALCAAGELPFGPEALEEAIKVNLPAKIQAVNLKALELGVNALNT from the coding sequence ATGAGTGCCAACCCGAAAATCCGTATATTCCTGACAGGTGTCGGTGGACAGGGAACCCTGACCGCCACGACCCTGCTTGCCAAGACCGTGCTCGCTCAGGGGCTTGATGTCACTTCCGGTGAGATTCATGGCATGGCCCAGCGTGGCGGCGTGGTGGAATCCACCGTGCTTATCGGCTGCAAGTCCCCCAAACTCGGCCATGGCGAAGCTGACATTCTGGTCGGTTTCGAGCCAATGGAGACCATGCGCGCATTGCCGTATTTGAAAAAGGGCGGTTTGATCATCTCCTCAACCGAGTTCATGCCCCCGCTCTCCGTGGCCATGGGCAAGGAAGAGTGCCCGACCATCGAAGATATCAAGGCTGCCGTGGCCGGATGTACCGACAAGGTCTATTTCATGGCCAGTCAGGCCATCGGCCTCGAAGCCGGTGCCGTACAGGCCGGTAACATCGCCATTCTCGGCGCGCTTTGTGCCGCTGGCGAACTGCCCTTTGGCCCTGAAGCATTGGAAGAAGCCATCAAGGTAAACCTTCCCGCAAAGATTCAGGCCGTAAACCTCAAAGCCCTGGAGCTTGGTGTTAACGCCCTTAACACCTAG
- the iorA gene encoding indolepyruvate ferredoxin oxidoreductase subunit alpha has translation MANPLLTEKSGDTHLLLGNEAIVRGAIEAGIQVVSCYPGTPSSEVPDTFYRISPEGKYYFEYSVNEKVALEVASGATLAGAMSMCTMKHVGVNVAADPLMTLCYVGAPGGLVLLSADDPGCHSSQNEQDNRIYARLAGMPILEPATAQEAKDMARDGLRLSKKHGAPLLLRTTTRVNHLRGPVEFGPASDPGKAEGFKRNPSKFVPIPAFARPMHLALMERMEALKAEAEKSEYNTLSGSGDLGIVCSGISRAYVNDALENSGLTDKVTVLELGFPYPLPENKCLDFLKSVSKVLVVEELEPVVENDLRVLAQKNELSIEILGKGTLPQHGEFSVTLVENAIRATLGEPPVVECDCTLPTLPMRPPNLCAGCPHRGTYFAAKKVFGDDAVYSSDIGCYTLGILPPLQAADFLICMGSSISAGGGVAQASGQTVVAFIGDSTFFHSGLSGVANAVFNSHNILLVVLDNRTTAMTGHQPNPGVDKTVIGENDHPLDIETAVRGLGVTEIRTVNPFNQKKTLAAFEELKDMSGVRVLIAKEPCPLYTRRVYKKVAPQVAYVSETCDGRFECLDRLACPAMYKEGGKAAVNPILCNGCMLCLQVCGHIKAKKRGS, from the coding sequence ATGGCGAATCCGCTTCTGACTGAAAAGTCCGGCGACACTCACCTACTTCTCGGCAACGAAGCCATTGTGCGCGGTGCAATTGAGGCAGGCATTCAGGTTGTATCCTGCTATCCGGGAACACCCTCATCCGAGGTGCCCGACACGTTTTATCGCATTTCTCCCGAAGGCAAATACTACTTCGAGTATTCCGTCAACGAGAAGGTCGCCCTGGAAGTCGCTTCCGGCGCCACCCTGGCCGGGGCCATGTCCATGTGCACCATGAAACACGTTGGTGTGAACGTGGCCGCCGATCCGTTGATGACCCTCTGTTATGTGGGCGCTCCCGGTGGTCTGGTTCTGCTCTCCGCCGATGATCCCGGCTGTCACTCCAGCCAGAACGAGCAGGACAACCGTATTTACGCACGTCTCGCCGGAATGCCTATCCTGGAGCCTGCCACGGCACAGGAAGCCAAGGACATGGCCCGGGACGGTCTGCGGCTGTCCAAAAAACACGGCGCGCCGCTCCTGCTTCGCACCACCACCCGCGTCAACCATCTGCGTGGACCGGTGGAATTCGGCCCAGCATCCGATCCGGGCAAGGCCGAAGGGTTCAAACGCAATCCCTCGAAATTCGTGCCCATCCCGGCATTCGCCCGCCCCATGCATCTGGCTCTGATGGAGCGCATGGAAGCGCTGAAGGCTGAAGCCGAGAAATCCGAATACAACACGCTCTCCGGTTCCGGCGATCTCGGCATAGTCTGCTCGGGCATCTCCCGCGCCTATGTGAACGACGCACTGGAAAATTCCGGCCTGACCGACAAGGTCACCGTGCTGGAGCTCGGTTTCCCCTACCCTCTGCCTGAAAACAAATGTCTTGATTTCCTCAAGTCCGTTTCCAAGGTGCTGGTGGTCGAGGAACTGGAACCCGTGGTCGAAAACGATCTGCGCGTCCTGGCCCAAAAGAACGAACTCTCCATCGAGATTCTCGGCAAGGGCACCCTGCCGCAACACGGCGAGTTTTCCGTCACCTTGGTGGAAAACGCCATCCGCGCAACGCTGGGCGAGCCGCCGGTTGTGGAGTGCGACTGCACTCTGCCGACCCTGCCCATGCGTCCGCCGAACCTGTGCGCGGGCTGCCCCCATCGCGGAACATACTTTGCCGCCAAGAAAGTCTTTGGCGACGATGCGGTCTACTCGTCCGACATCGGTTGCTACACGCTCGGCATTCTGCCCCCGCTTCAGGCAGCGGATTTCCTCATCTGCATGGGGTCGTCCATCTCTGCCGGTGGCGGCGTCGCCCAGGCATCCGGCCAGACCGTGGTCGCCTTCATCGGTGACTCCACCTTTTTCCACTCCGGCCTGTCCGGTGTGGCCAACGCGGTCTTCAACTCGCATAACATTCTGCTGGTTGTCCTCGACAATCGCACCACTGCCATGACCGGCCACCAGCCGAACCCGGGCGTGGACAAAACTGTCATCGGAGAGAATGACCACCCGCTGGACATCGAAACCGCTGTCCGAGGGCTCGGCGTCACCGAAATACGCACGGTCAATCCCTTCAACCAGAAGAAGACCCTGGCCGCCTTTGAAGAACTCAAGGACATGAGCGGCGTGCGCGTCCTCATTGCCAAGGAGCCCTGCCCGCTCTACACCCGCAGGGTGTACAAGAAAGTCGCCCCGCAGGTCGCCTACGTTTCCGAAACCTGCGACGGCCGGTTTGAATGTCTGGACCGTCTCGCCTGTCCCGCCATGTACAAGGAAGGCGGCAAGGCAGCAGTCAACCCCATCCTGTGTAACGGCTGCATGCTCTGCCTGCAGGTATGCGGGCACATCAAAGCCAAGAAGAGAGGCAGCTAA
- a CDS encoding transcriptional regulator, with the protein MAENQTPNQDVLTDIESHAPASLHPIIEAAFKYSKQLIIAVCIIIGFAAIYAVYTGYNNSVISSAQAELGAILVDNPGPERTAKLETLLTSVPGSMKPAVVLELAQANMTDGAYDKAVTYWEMLANESSDMNFIARMGKGKSLLLDGKAADAMAEFKALADGASEAYTIPINRQLALAAEAAGDNAQALAAYKVLAEKNTNDKPFVDYKISQLESK; encoded by the coding sequence ATGGCTGAAAATCAAACTCCCAACCAGGATGTACTCACAGATATCGAGTCACACGCTCCTGCGAGCCTGCACCCTATCATCGAAGCCGCATTCAAATACAGTAAACAACTCATTATTGCGGTCTGCATCATTATCGGTTTCGCTGCCATCTATGCCGTATACACCGGCTACAACAACAGTGTCATCAGCTCGGCACAGGCAGAACTCGGCGCCATACTCGTGGACAACCCCGGGCCGGAACGCACAGCCAAGCTGGAGACGCTCCTGACCTCTGTCCCCGGATCAATGAAACCCGCTGTTGTCCTAGAGCTGGCACAGGCCAACATGACTGATGGTGCCTACGACAAGGCTGTCACCTACTGGGAAATGCTCGCCAACGAATCCAGCGACATGAATTTCATCGCGCGCATGGGCAAAGGCAAGTCCCTGCTCCTTGACGGCAAGGCTGCTGACGCCATGGCCGAATTCAAGGCATTGGCCGATGGTGCCTCCGAAGCATACACCATCCCGATCAATCGCCAGCTCGCGCTGGCCGCTGAAGCCGCAGGCGACAATGCCCAGGCTCTGGCTGCATATAAAGTACTGGCCGAGAAGAACACCAACGACAAGCCCTTTGTCGACTACAAGATCTCCCAGCTGGAATCCAAGTAA
- a CDS encoding glutamate-5-semialdehyde dehydrogenase, which translates to MDIREQMVEMGQRAKAAGRGLAKASGKAKQDALLLLSDLLESEADTIAKANQLDLDAAAERGLDKARVQRLTISEKVLGSMIQGCREVAAMADPVGEIESMIKRPNGMLVGRMRVPLGVVAMIYESRPNATVDAGILCLKAGNAVILRGGSEAFHSNKCLAGLMHQALEKAGLPRDAVQVPPTTDREAVAEMLKLDEYIDVVIPRGGEGLIRAVTSQATMPVLKHYKGVCQIFADASCDIDKAVSIIENSKMQYPSGCNALECLLVHKDVADTLLPRVAQSIGPKGVRFKACEKSLPLMDEYAEAATDEDWGYEFLDLILAVKVVDDMDEAIDYIARYGSNHTESILSEEYEHCMRFIREVDASLVVANASTRFNDGGQLGLGAEIGISTSKLHAYGPMGIKELTSAKFVLMGEGQIRD; encoded by the coding sequence ATGGACATTCGTGAACAAATGGTGGAGATGGGGCAACGCGCCAAGGCTGCTGGACGTGGGCTGGCAAAGGCCTCCGGCAAGGCCAAACAGGACGCATTGCTTCTTCTGTCCGATCTGCTGGAATCCGAAGCAGACACCATTGCCAAAGCCAACCAGTTGGATTTGGATGCCGCGGCCGAACGCGGTCTGGACAAAGCGCGCGTACAGCGGTTGACCATCAGCGAGAAGGTCCTTGGATCAATGATTCAGGGCTGTCGGGAAGTGGCGGCCATGGCTGACCCCGTTGGAGAGATCGAATCCATGATCAAACGCCCCAACGGCATGCTGGTCGGGCGTATGCGTGTGCCTCTCGGCGTGGTGGCCATGATTTATGAATCCCGTCCGAATGCCACGGTTGACGCCGGTATCCTTTGTCTCAAGGCAGGGAACGCGGTCATCCTGCGCGGCGGGTCGGAGGCCTTCCACTCGAACAAATGTCTTGCAGGGCTCATGCACCAGGCTCTTGAGAAGGCCGGTCTGCCCCGTGATGCCGTGCAGGTGCCTCCCACAACAGATCGCGAAGCCGTTGCTGAAATGCTCAAGCTGGACGAATACATCGACGTGGTTATTCCGCGGGGTGGCGAAGGGCTCATTCGCGCCGTGACCAGTCAGGCCACCATGCCTGTGCTCAAGCATTACAAAGGCGTGTGCCAGATTTTTGCGGATGCTTCCTGTGATATCGACAAGGCCGTGTCCATCATCGAGAATTCCAAAATGCAGTACCCCAGCGGATGTAACGCACTGGAGTGCCTGCTTGTTCACAAAGATGTCGCCGATACGCTGCTTCCCCGGGTTGCTCAGTCCATCGGTCCCAAGGGAGTTCGTTTCAAGGCGTGCGAAAAGTCGCTGCCGCTTATGGACGAGTATGCCGAGGCCGCTACTGATGAGGATTGGGGATATGAATTTCTTGATCTGATTCTGGCTGTCAAAGTCGTGGACGACATGGATGAGGCCATTGACTATATTGCCCGGTATGGCTCCAACCATACGGAATCCATTCTGTCCGAAGAATACGAACATTGCATGCGGTTCATTCGTGAAGTGGATGCGTCCCTTGTGGTGGCCAACGCTTCCACCCGGTTCAACGACGGCGGGCAACTGGGATTGGGCGCCGAGATCGGTATCTCCACTTCCAAACTGCACGCCTACGGTCCCATGGGGATCAAGGAGCTGACCAGCG